The proteins below are encoded in one region of Dasypus novemcinctus isolate mDasNov1 chromosome 13, mDasNov1.1.hap2, whole genome shotgun sequence:
- the C4BPB gene encoding LOW QUALITY PROTEIN: C4b-binding protein beta chain (The sequence of the model RefSeq protein was modified relative to this genomic sequence to represent the inferred CDS: substituted 2 bases at 2 genomic stop codons) — protein MWSPLENDSCAIEKNWNCLDPILANGEVDSLAPVKVSDKITRECNDQYMLKGSGWSWCLEDHIWVPFGGRPAQQCVDDERSSILPIXGKQIKETPKQALQVEFEKVLISCGLVPVLSTTVSPGPSIIPATLVLAFQKSKYLCKATKNFEQILXESGLTMEELKYSLEMKKAGSKAEILPNLLAEQMWKKWPWWLLGAGNGRKR, from the exons TGGAACTGTCTTGACCCTATTCTGGCAAATGGTGAGGTCGATTCCTTGGCACCTGTGAAAGTGAGTGACAAAATCACAAGAGAGTGCAATGACCAGTACATGCTGAAGGGCAGCGGTTGGAGCTGGTGCCTAGAGGACCACATCTGG GTACCGTTTGGTGGGCGCCCAGCACAGCAGTGTGTTGATGACGAAAGGAGCAGCATACTTCCCATCTGAGGAAAGCAGATCAAGGAAACTCCCAAACAAGCTCTCCAAGTTGAGTTTGAGAAGGTACTTATAAGTTGTGGGCTTGTGCCTGTCTTATCCACAACTGTATCTCCAGGACCTAGCATCATTCCTG CTACCCTGGTT CTTGCTTTTCAGAAGAGTAAGTACCTTTGCAAAGCTACAAAGAACTTTGAGCAAATATTATAGGAAAGTGGACTAACAATGGAGGAACTAAAATATTCTCTGGAGATGAAGAAAGCTGGCTCAAAGGCAGAAATATTGCCCAACCTTTTAGCCGAGcagatgtggaaaaagtggccatggtggctgctgggtgcggggaatgggaggaagagatga